In a genomic window of Salegentibacter salegens:
- a CDS encoding DUF721 domain-containing protein: MKKRNSENQSLSEVLQEFVDHNKLQSGLDKVSVKDVWYREMGPAIEKYTTAIKLQNETLFVQLSSSVLREELSYGKEKIITMLNRELGKDLIKKLVLR, translated from the coding sequence ATGAAGAAGAGAAATAGTGAAAATCAAAGTTTAAGCGAAGTTTTACAAGAATTTGTAGACCATAACAAACTTCAGAGCGGTCTGGATAAAGTTAGCGTCAAGGATGTTTGGTATCGGGAAATGGGCCCTGCAATAGAAAAATACACTACAGCCATTAAACTTCAAAATGAAACACTCTTTGTTCAGTTAAGTTCTTCGGTTTTAAGAGAAGAGCTTAGTTACGGTAAGGAAAAGATTATCACCATGCTAAACAGGGAATTGGGAAAAGACCTGATTAAAAAACTGGTTTTACGTTAA
- the recF gene encoding DNA replication/repair protein RecF (All proteins in this family for which functions are known are DNA-binding proteins that assist the filamentation of RecA onto DNA for the initiation of recombination or recombinational repair.) has protein sequence MFLKHLSLVNYKNLDSASFEFDTKINCFVGNNGVGKTNVLDSIYHLAFGKSYFNPITSQNINHEAEFFVVEGHFEKSEKDEHILVSAKRGQKKVIKRNNKPYEKFSEHIGFIPTVIISPADRDLIIEGSETRRKFIDGVISQSDNVYLNKLIQYGKINAQRNSLLKYFAANHSFDRDTLEVYNLQLSDLGQYIFEKRKAFLEEFIPIFNKRYADITKNEEQVDISYKSQLFDSNLENLLEANLQKDMALQYTSVGTHKDDLSFEIEGHPIKKFGSQGQQKSFLVALKLAQFDFIKAISKVNPILLLDDIFDKLDEQRVAHIVALVATNQLGQIFISDTHAERTEAVVKSSNQSYKIFKL, from the coding sequence ATGTTTTTAAAACATCTCTCTTTAGTTAATTACAAAAACCTGGATTCGGCTTCTTTCGAGTTTGACACTAAAATAAATTGTTTTGTGGGTAATAATGGCGTTGGTAAAACCAACGTTTTAGACAGTATTTATCATCTGGCTTTTGGAAAAAGTTATTTTAACCCAATTACCAGCCAGAATATAAATCACGAAGCCGAATTTTTTGTGGTTGAAGGGCATTTTGAAAAATCAGAAAAAGACGAGCATATCTTAGTCAGTGCGAAACGCGGACAAAAAAAGGTTATAAAGAGGAACAATAAACCGTACGAGAAATTCAGTGAACATATTGGGTTTATTCCCACCGTAATAATTTCTCCTGCCGATCGCGACCTTATAATTGAAGGGAGTGAAACCCGGCGTAAATTTATAGACGGGGTGATCTCACAAAGCGATAATGTTTATCTCAATAAGCTTATTCAATACGGAAAAATAAATGCGCAGCGTAATTCGTTGCTGAAATATTTCGCAGCTAATCATAGTTTTGATCGTGATACTTTAGAAGTTTATAATCTTCAGCTTAGTGACCTTGGCCAATATATTTTCGAAAAGCGAAAAGCCTTTTTAGAAGAATTCATCCCTATTTTTAATAAACGTTATGCCGATATCACCAAAAACGAAGAGCAGGTAGATATTAGTTACAAAAGTCAGCTGTTTGATAGCAACTTAGAAAACTTACTGGAAGCAAACCTTCAAAAGGATATGGCTTTGCAATATACAAGTGTAGGCACGCATAAAGATGATTTAAGTTTTGAAATTGAAGGCCATCCCATTAAAAAATTTGGTTCCCAGGGACAACAAAAATCTTTTTTGGTTGCGTTAAAATTGGCGCAATTTGATTTTATAAAAGCTATAAGTAAAGTAAACCCAATTTTACTGCTCGATGATATTTTTGACAAATTAGACGAACAACGTGTGGCACATATTGTAGCTTTGGTAGCTACAAATCAGCTGGGACAAATATTTATCAGCGATACGCATGCAGAGCGCACAGAAGCTGTGGTAAAAAGCAGTAATCAATCTTACAAAATCTTTAAATTGTGA
- a CDS encoding tetratricopeptide repeat protein encodes MATYKKKGYKPSNKEEQQQQVEDESTTAEVFNTLDEGAGRTETWVAENQKYIYIIVAVAIVAVLGYLGYERFVSEPKQEEAANEMAQAQNYFASALNATGAERDSLFTMSLNGGEGKYGFIDIIDNYGSTDAANLATYNAGFAYLNTGNYQEAINYLEDFNSDDEVLAALATGGIGDAFMQLEQPEEALGYYEKAASMRSNEFTTPKFLLKAAITALEVGQPADAEEHLQKIKDEYPEAPEAEQVPIYMGQARAAKQ; translated from the coding sequence ATGGCAACTTACAAGAAAAAAGGATATAAACCATCTAATAAGGAAGAACAGCAACAACAGGTAGAAGACGAATCTACAACTGCTGAAGTATTTAACACTCTTGACGAAGGTGCTGGCAGGACCGAAACCTGGGTAGCAGAGAACCAAAAGTATATTTATATCATTGTGGCAGTAGCAATCGTAGCCGTTTTAGGTTACCTTGGTTACGAACGTTTTGTAAGTGAACCAAAACAGGAAGAAGCAGCTAATGAAATGGCACAGGCTCAAAATTATTTTGCTTCGGCTTTAAACGCAACTGGCGCTGAGCGCGATTCACTTTTTACCATGTCTTTAAATGGCGGGGAAGGTAAATACGGATTTATTGATATTATAGATAACTACGGAAGTACCGATGCAGCAAACCTTGCAACTTACAACGCTGGTTTTGCGTATTTAAATACCGGAAACTATCAGGAAGCGATCAATTACCTTGAAGACTTTAACAGTGATGATGAAGTTTTGGCAGCATTGGCTACCGGGGGAATTGGAGATGCTTTTATGCAATTAGAACAACCGGAAGAAGCTTTAGGTTATTATGAAAAAGCCGCTTCTATGCGATCTAATGAATTTACAACACCAAAATTTTTACTAAAAGCAGCAATTACCGCTTTAGAAGTAGGGCAACCCGCAGATGCTGAAGAACACCTTCAGAAAATAAAAGATGAGTATCCTGAAGCTCCTGAAGCTGAGCAGGTGCCAATCTATATGGGGCAGGCTCGTGCTGCAAAACAATAA
- the ribH gene encoding 6,7-dimethyl-8-ribityllumazine synthase, whose amino-acid sequence MATEGNNLSDYDKDKLPDASDFRIGIVVSEWNEKITEGLYEGAYNALIENKVQPKRIVRWNVPGSFELIYGCKKMQESFDMLDAIIAIGSVIEGETKHFDFVCEGVTQGIKDLNVQNDTPIIFCVLTDQNMQQAIDRSGGKHGNKGTEAAIAAIKMAKLRQDARY is encoded by the coding sequence ATGGCAACAGAAGGAAATAACCTTTCAGATTACGATAAAGACAAACTTCCCGATGCGAGTGATTTTCGCATCGGGATTGTTGTTTCAGAATGGAACGAGAAAATTACCGAAGGCCTCTATGAAGGAGCCTACAATGCGCTAATAGAAAATAAGGTGCAGCCAAAGAGAATTGTTAGGTGGAATGTTCCCGGCAGTTTTGAACTTATTTACGGTTGCAAAAAAATGCAGGAAAGCTTTGATATGCTCGATGCAATTATTGCCATTGGAAGTGTAATTGAAGGCGAAACAAAACATTTTGATTTTGTTTGTGAAGGAGTGACCCAGGGCATTAAAGATCTTAATGTGCAAAACGATACTCCAATTATCTTTTGTGTTTTAACCGATCAAAATATGCAACAGGCCATAGATAGAAGTGGTGGAAAACACGGTAATAAAGGTACTGAAGCTGCCATAGCAGCTATTAAAATGGCCAAACTACGCCAGGACGCCAGATATTAA
- the mutL gene encoding DNA mismatch repair endonuclease MutL, whose product MTDIIQLLPDHVANQIAAGEVVQRPASVVKELVENAIDAGSGNIQVVIKDAGKTLIQVVDDGKGMSLTDARMCFERHATSKIKTAEDLFSLQTKGFRGEALASIAAIAHVELKTKPEDEEVGTQIKVEGSKVANQDVCVCPKGTSVSVKNLFYNIPARRNFLKSDSVETRHIIDEFQRVALAHPQIAFSLFHNGSELFQLPETNHRQRITNIFGGKTNEKLVPVTEETEIVEISGFVGKPEFAKKSRGEQFFFVNNRFIKSPYLNHAVVAAFEGLLKDKSYPSYFLFLKVDPKSIDINIHPTKTEIKFDDEHALYAILRSAIKHSLGQFNVAPVLDFDRDANLDTPYDYKNRSAEVPQVEVDRNFNPFQEENARTHKSFSHSYSSNFKKERGESWESLYAGLQSEDTPKPDSDFREIEFESEEVTGNLFQPSEDSQEKSTFQLHKKYIVSTLKSGILVIDQHRAHTRILYEEMLKNITVSAAVSQQLLFPLNLQFNTHEIEILKQLQDSLEQTGFVFSEVKSNSVEIVGIPTLISESEVEILLEQLIADFENDVPDNGFSQTDLLAKSLAKGMAVKSGTLLNNTEQQHIVNRLFACKEPGLSPSNRSVFVTLTVDELDKKFM is encoded by the coding sequence ATGACAGATATAATTCAACTTTTACCAGACCATGTAGCGAACCAGATTGCTGCCGGGGAAGTGGTACAACGCCCTGCCTCTGTGGTTAAAGAATTGGTTGAAAATGCTATTGATGCCGGTTCTGGCAATATCCAGGTGGTAATTAAAGATGCGGGTAAAACCCTTATTCAGGTTGTGGACGACGGGAAAGGAATGAGCCTTACCGATGCCAGGATGTGTTTTGAACGTCACGCTACTTCAAAGATTAAAACTGCTGAAGATCTTTTTAGTTTACAAACCAAAGGTTTTCGAGGAGAAGCCCTGGCTTCTATCGCCGCGATTGCCCACGTAGAATTAAAAACGAAACCTGAAGACGAAGAAGTAGGCACGCAAATTAAGGTAGAAGGCAGTAAGGTAGCCAATCAGGATGTTTGTGTTTGCCCAAAAGGAACATCGGTAAGTGTAAAGAACCTGTTTTATAATATTCCGGCGCGAAGAAATTTTCTGAAATCAGATTCGGTAGAAACCAGGCATATTATAGATGAATTTCAACGTGTGGCTTTGGCACATCCGCAAATTGCCTTCTCTTTATTTCATAACGGGAGTGAACTTTTTCAGCTTCCAGAAACTAATCACAGGCAGCGAATTACTAATATTTTTGGCGGAAAAACCAACGAAAAACTGGTGCCGGTAACCGAAGAAACAGAAATTGTTGAAATTTCTGGCTTTGTAGGTAAACCTGAATTCGCCAAGAAATCACGGGGAGAACAGTTCTTTTTTGTAAATAATCGATTCATAAAAAGTCCTTACTTAAATCACGCTGTTGTAGCTGCTTTTGAAGGTTTACTGAAGGATAAATCCTATCCCAGCTATTTTCTTTTCTTAAAAGTGGATCCTAAAAGTATAGATATCAATATTCATCCCACAAAAACTGAAATTAAGTTTGACGATGAACACGCGCTTTATGCGATTTTAAGAAGTGCTATAAAACATAGTTTGGGGCAGTTTAATGTAGCCCCTGTTTTAGATTTTGATCGGGATGCAAACCTGGACACGCCTTACGATTATAAAAATAGATCGGCCGAAGTGCCACAGGTAGAAGTAGATCGTAATTTTAATCCCTTCCAGGAAGAAAATGCAAGAACTCATAAAAGCTTTTCACATTCGTATTCTTCAAACTTTAAGAAAGAGCGGGGTGAAAGCTGGGAAAGTTTATACGCCGGTTTGCAAAGCGAAGATACGCCCAAGCCTGATAGTGATTTTAGGGAAATAGAATTTGAAAGTGAAGAAGTAACCGGAAATCTATTCCAACCTTCTGAAGATTCACAGGAAAAATCTACCTTTCAGCTTCATAAAAAATATATTGTGAGTACACTGAAAAGCGGGATTTTAGTGATAGATCAACACCGTGCGCATACCCGGATTTTATATGAAGAAATGCTGAAAAACATTACCGTTTCAGCCGCGGTGAGTCAGCAGTTGTTGTTTCCGCTTAATCTTCAGTTTAATACGCACGAAATAGAAATACTAAAACAACTACAGGATTCACTGGAACAAACAGGATTTGTTTTTTCCGAAGTGAAAAGTAATTCCGTAGAAATTGTAGGAATTCCAACGCTTATTTCAGAAAGTGAAGTAGAAATATTACTGGAACAACTTATTGCAGATTTTGAAAATGACGTGCCCGATAATGGTTTTTCACAAACCGATTTACTGGCAAAGTCGCTCGCAAAAGGAATGGCGGTAAAATCTGGAACACTTTTAAACAATACCGAGCAGCAACATATCGTTAACAGGTTGTTTGCTTGTAAAGAACCCGGGTTAAGCCCGTCTAACAGATCGGTTTTCGTTACTTTAACGGTAGACGAGCTGGATAAAAAATTTATGTAA
- a CDS encoding rhomboid family intramembrane serine protease: MGRITETVKVLLIINVIFFVGSQFLGDYAYQLFALWFFENDNFMAWQFVSHMFMHGGLMHIVFNMYALWAFGGPIEQMLGQKKFIFFYFSAGLGAAFLHTLVNYIEFKTGYNALLDAGMSMGSIEQLLKTGEYSTAILDSVPRETLQGLYQSVNTPAVGASGAIYGILVAFGMMFPNVELFLLFVPVPIKAKFFIPALILLDLFSGLTGYSLFGGGIAHFAHIGGALFGFIMMWYWKKNQFNQNRWD; this comes from the coding sequence ATGGGAAGAATTACCGAAACTGTAAAAGTACTTTTAATCATCAACGTCATCTTTTTTGTTGGTAGCCAGTTTCTGGGCGATTATGCCTATCAATTATTTGCACTTTGGTTCTTTGAGAACGATAATTTTATGGCGTGGCAGTTTGTGAGCCATATGTTTATGCACGGCGGTCTTATGCATATTGTTTTTAATATGTATGCCCTTTGGGCGTTTGGTGGCCCTATAGAGCAAATGTTGGGGCAAAAGAAATTTATATTCTTTTACTTTTCAGCCGGGCTTGGAGCGGCTTTTTTACATACGCTGGTAAATTATATAGAATTTAAAACCGGTTATAATGCTTTGCTGGATGCCGGGATGAGTATGGGAAGTATAGAACAATTGCTTAAAACGGGAGAATACTCTACCGCAATACTTGATTCTGTACCACGGGAAACTTTGCAGGGGTTATATCAAAGTGTGAACACCCCGGCGGTGGGAGCATCGGGTGCTATCTATGGGATTCTTGTTGCTTTTGGAATGATGTTCCCCAATGTAGAATTATTCCTTTTATTTGTGCCGGTTCCTATTAAAGCGAAATTCTTTATTCCTGCACTTATTTTACTTGATTTATTTTCAGGATTAACCGGATATTCTTTATTTGGAGGAGGTATTGCTCACTTTGCTCACATTGGGGGAGCCTTGTTCGGCTTTATTATGATGTGGTACTGGAAGAAAAACCAGTTTAATCAAAATCGATGGGATTGA
- a CDS encoding rhomboid family intramembrane serine protease → MKGSDKFKYKLQTATVVEKLIAVNVLVFLLFYLFRTLTFLFQLPSDFLLEWFSFPKELGEFIFKPWSIITYAFLHGGIWHILSNMLILYFSGIYFLNYFSPKRLLNYFFLGVIMGALVYMLSYNLFPAFQATGRSYLIGASAGVMAVLVGIATYIPNMRVKLLLIGSIKFWYIAAFLVALDVIQIPMGNAGGHLAHLGGAALGYAYTKQLQKGNDIGAWFEKIMDSFAALFQPTERKAKMKTVYRKNTNKKSAAAQRKSTFSKKLDKDEKQKQIDAILDKISKSGYDSLSKSEKDFLFKAGKED, encoded by the coding sequence ATGAAAGGATCTGATAAATTCAAATATAAACTGCAAACCGCTACGGTTGTTGAAAAACTAATCGCAGTTAATGTGCTGGTTTTTCTGCTGTTTTATCTTTTTAGAACCTTAACCTTTTTGTTTCAGTTACCTTCAGATTTTTTACTGGAGTGGTTTTCTTTTCCGAAGGAATTAGGAGAATTTATTTTTAAGCCCTGGTCTATAATTACCTACGCTTTTTTACACGGGGGGATTTGGCATATTCTCTCTAATATGCTAATCTTATATTTCTCTGGAATTTATTTTCTGAATTATTTTTCACCCAAACGATTGCTTAATTATTTCTTCTTAGGGGTCATTATGGGGGCTTTGGTATATATGTTAAGTTATAATCTATTTCCTGCATTTCAGGCCACAGGGAGATCTTATTTAATAGGAGCTTCAGCAGGTGTGATGGCGGTTTTAGTGGGTATTGCTACTTATATTCCAAATATGCGGGTAAAACTGCTTTTAATAGGAAGCATCAAATTCTGGTATATCGCCGCTTTTTTGGTAGCCCTGGATGTTATTCAAATTCCTATGGGTAATGCCGGTGGGCATTTAGCCCATCTTGGTGGTGCCGCTTTAGGTTATGCTTACACTAAACAATTACAAAAGGGGAATGATATTGGTGCCTGGTTTGAAAAAATAATGGATAGCTTTGCTGCTTTGTTTCAACCTACCGAGCGCAAGGCCAAAATGAAAACTGTATACCGAAAAAATACCAATAAAAAATCTGCTGCAGCACAGCGTAAATCTACTTTTTCTAAGAAGTTGGATAAAGATGAAAAGCAAAAACAAATTGATGCTATTTTAGATAAAATAAGCAAAAGCGGTTATGATAGTTTGAGCAAAAGCGAGAAAGATTTTCTATTTAAAGCCGGTAAAGAAGATTAA
- a CDS encoding endonuclease/exonuclease/phosphatase family protein, which produces MKNLGLIDKIIFILNSLAATALLLSYLLAFIPPKSFPLLSVLSLGVPVLILINLVFMVYWIIRFKRQFLLSLIILLVGYNYVTNLYHFTGDTQTSEEELSIMSYNVRMFNSYEWTDEKDIPDKITNFIKEKDPDILLTQEHTVDITNLKEIYPYYFVHRKGRNSEFGSAIFSKYPILEKISVDFPHNGNNNAIYTDVVVKEDTLRIFNVHFQSLNIKPDIGSLRREDSKKLLGRIGYGFSLQQEQAEMMMEKVNKTPYKTIIAGDFNNTAFSYIYEMINKEDRFTDAFLHSGEGFGQTFKLNYFPLRIDFIWVDNNFQINDYKRFKNEFSDHYPIITKIKI; this is translated from the coding sequence ATGAAGAATCTCGGACTCATAGATAAGATTATTTTTATCTTAAATTCCCTTGCTGCTACGGCGCTTTTATTATCGTATTTGCTTGCTTTTATCCCTCCAAAATCTTTTCCATTACTTTCAGTATTAAGCCTTGGGGTTCCGGTTTTAATTCTAATAAACCTGGTATTTATGGTTTATTGGATTATAAGGTTTAAAAGACAATTTCTATTATCTCTTATTATTTTGCTTGTGGGCTATAATTATGTGACCAATCTGTACCATTTTACGGGAGATACGCAAACTTCTGAAGAGGAGCTGAGCATTATGAGCTATAATGTTAGAATGTTTAACTCTTATGAATGGACAGATGAAAAGGATATTCCGGATAAAATAACGAATTTTATTAAGGAGAAAGATCCAGACATTCTATTAACCCAGGAACATACAGTAGATATAACTAATTTAAAAGAGATTTATCCTTACTATTTTGTTCATCGCAAAGGAAGAAATTCAGAATTTGGGTCAGCGATTTTCTCTAAGTATCCAATATTGGAGAAGATTTCTGTAGATTTTCCTCATAACGGTAACAATAATGCGATTTACACAGATGTCGTGGTGAAAGAAGATACCCTGCGAATTTTTAATGTTCATTTTCAATCCCTTAATATAAAACCAGATATAGGTTCACTTCGTAGAGAAGATTCTAAAAAATTGCTGGGTCGTATAGGTTACGGTTTTAGTTTACAGCAAGAGCAGGCCGAAATGATGATGGAGAAGGTTAATAAAACACCTTATAAAACCATAATCGCCGGTGATTTTAATAATACCGCTTTCTCCTACATTTATGAAATGATAAATAAAGAAGATAGGTTTACCGATGCTTTTTTACATTCGGGAGAAGGTTTTGGACAAACCTTTAAACTGAATTACTTCCCCTTAAGAATTGATTTTATTTGGGTTGATAATAACTTTCAAATAAACGACTATAAGCGATTTAAAAATGAATTTTCAGACCACTATCCTATTATAACCAAAATTAAAATTTAA
- a CDS encoding WbqC family protein encodes MEEILIHPAYFGPVSQFVALVNADKVFFENEDNYQKQTYRNRMYIYDSNGKLLLNIPIKHRSALTGEPKEAGKHQLYKEVKIENDFEWQKQHWRALKASYQTSPFFEFYEDDIYPLYHKKFDYLLDFNYACLEFITDSLQLDFDFRKTSEYILHPEDKKDLRTLIKAKGKFKFNQEEYTQVFKEKHGFLPNLCILDLLFNEGPNTTSYLEAQELKF; translated from the coding sequence ATGGAAGAAATTTTAATACATCCGGCCTATTTCGGGCCGGTTTCTCAATTTGTTGCGCTGGTAAATGCAGATAAAGTCTTTTTTGAAAATGAAGATAATTACCAAAAGCAAACCTATAGAAACCGGATGTATATCTATGATTCCAATGGGAAATTACTGCTGAATATTCCTATTAAACATCGTTCTGCTTTAACCGGCGAACCTAAAGAAGCCGGAAAGCATCAACTTTATAAAGAAGTTAAAATTGAAAACGATTTTGAATGGCAAAAGCAACATTGGCGGGCCTTAAAAGCTTCTTACCAGACGTCGCCTTTTTTCGAATTTTATGAAGATGATATTTATCCTCTCTATCATAAGAAATTCGATTATCTCTTAGATTTCAATTATGCCTGTCTGGAATTTATTACAGATTCACTTCAGCTGGATTTTGATTTCAGGAAAACTTCAGAATATATTCTTCATCCTGAAGATAAAAAAGATCTGCGAACCTTGATTAAAGCTAAAGGGAAATTCAAATTTAATCAGGAAGAGTACACCCAGGTTTTTAAAGAGAAACATGGTTTTTTACCTAATTTATGTATTTTAGACCTTCTTTTTAATGAAGGACCAAACACTACCAGTTACCTCGAAGCCCAGGAGCTTAAATTTTAA
- the lepB gene encoding signal peptidase I: MTFTQWFLFFLLVQVIHFAGTWKLYQKAGRQAWEAAIPIYNAVILMKIINRPWWWVILLFIPIVNLIMFPVIWVETIRSYGRHSTTDTILAIITLGFYIYYINYATDVKYIEDRSLKPGTAAGEWISSILFAVIAATIVHTYVMQPFTIPTSSLEKTLLVGDFLFVSKFHYGARLPRTAVAFPMVHDTIPVLGVKSYLTDPQIPYLRLPGFEEIERNDIVVFNWPVDTVNAFQQYGDGKYYYKPIDKKSNYVKRAVGIPGDSLEVRAGKVVVNNEPLQLPGRAKTQFTYIGTTNGQGFNPRYLYEEYDITDGYYHDSNTNQFYIKALTEAAYNRIKNHPNVTSIERYSDSLGSKDRSIFPNNGKLNWNNDYMGPIYIPEEGATVDLTAESMPFYKRVIETYEGSEMGINNKLSLNGTQVLLNGQPTNSYTFKQNYYWMMGDNRHNSEDSRTWGFVPENHVVGKPVFVWMSWDTNAQGFFNKIRWDRVFTTVKGDATPTSYLPYFLILVVIIIAFNYFKKRRKNA; encoded by the coding sequence ATGACGTTTACACAATGGTTTCTCTTTTTTCTGCTGGTTCAGGTTATTCACTTTGCAGGTACCTGGAAACTTTATCAAAAAGCGGGAAGACAAGCCTGGGAAGCCGCAATTCCTATTTACAATGCAGTAATTTTAATGAAAATCATAAACCGCCCATGGTGGTGGGTGATCCTTCTGTTTATCCCTATTGTAAACCTCATTATGTTCCCGGTAATTTGGGTAGAAACCATTAGAAGTTATGGACGGCATAGTACCACAGATACTATTTTAGCTATTATAACACTCGGTTTTTATATTTACTACATTAATTATGCAACCGATGTAAAATATATTGAAGATCGAAGCCTGAAACCAGGAACCGCTGCCGGCGAATGGATAAGCTCTATACTTTTTGCAGTAATTGCCGCAACCATTGTGCATACCTATGTGATGCAACCATTCACCATCCCAACTTCCTCTTTGGAGAAAACCTTACTGGTTGGGGATTTTTTGTTTGTAAGTAAGTTTCATTATGGTGCAAGGTTACCGAGAACAGCGGTTGCGTTTCCTATGGTTCACGATACAATTCCGGTTTTAGGAGTGAAATCTTACTTAACCGACCCTCAAATCCCATATTTAAGATTACCGGGTTTTGAAGAGATAGAACGAAACGATATTGTAGTATTTAACTGGCCCGTAGATACGGTAAACGCTTTTCAACAATATGGAGATGGGAAATATTATTATAAACCCATAGACAAGAAATCTAACTACGTAAAACGTGCTGTTGGAATTCCCGGGGATTCGCTAGAGGTTCGCGCAGGAAAAGTGGTGGTAAATAACGAGCCGCTTCAGCTTCCGGGGCGTGCAAAAACCCAGTTCACTTATATTGGTACTACCAACGGACAAGGTTTTAATCCTCGCTATTTATATGAAGAATATGATATCACCGATGGTTATTATCACGATTCAAACACAAATCAGTTTTATATAAAAGCTTTAACCGAAGCTGCATATAATCGAATTAAAAATCATCCTAACGTTACCAGTATTGAAAGATACTCTGATTCCTTAGGGTCTAAAGATCGAAGCATTTTTCCCAATAATGGAAAGCTAAATTGGAATAACGACTATATGGGCCCAATTTATATTCCCGAAGAAGGTGCCACGGTAGATCTTACTGCTGAATCAATGCCCTTCTACAAGCGAGTTATAGAAACTTACGAAGGGAGTGAAATGGGAATAAATAACAAACTAAGCCTTAACGGAACCCAGGTTTTATTAAATGGGCAACCCACAAATTCTTACACTTTTAAGCAGAATTATTACTGGATGATGGGTGATAACCGCCATAACAGTGAAGACAGCCGTACCTGGGGCTTTGTTCCCGAAAATCACGTAGTAGGAAAACCTGTTTTTGTATGGATGAGCTGGGATACCAACGCCCAGGGCTTCTTTAATAAAATTAGATGGGATCGCGTTTTTACAACGGTAAAGGGAGATGCAACACCAACTTCTTACCTCCCCTATTTCCTGATATTAGTAGTTATAATTATCGCTTTCAATTACTTCAAAAAACGCAGGAAAAACGCCTAA
- the dapB gene encoding 4-hydroxy-tetrahydrodipicolinate reductase, translating into MKIALLGYGKMGKTIEEIAANRGHEIVLKLEEDIDTFEIDKMEIDVAIDFSVPKAAFKNITTCFKNNIPVVCGTTGWLDDYEKATEICKKEDSAFIYASNFSVGVNLFFELNKKLAKMMNGMDDYAVEIEEIHHTQKQDAPSGTAISLAQQIVSENDKKNNWQLDHAAADEIPIKAKRIEDVPGTHTVSYKSKIDSIEIMHTANSRQGFALGAVIAAEWLKDKKGVFTMQDVLSSQF; encoded by the coding sequence ATGAAAATAGCACTTTTAGGTTACGGAAAAATGGGGAAAACAATCGAAGAGATTGCAGCAAACCGTGGACACGAAATTGTTTTGAAGCTCGAAGAAGATATTGATACTTTCGAGATAGATAAGATGGAAATTGATGTTGCTATAGACTTTAGCGTTCCTAAAGCAGCGTTTAAAAATATCACTACTTGTTTTAAAAATAATATCCCGGTAGTTTGTGGAACTACAGGCTGGCTTGATGATTATGAAAAGGCTACAGAAATTTGCAAAAAAGAAGATAGCGCTTTTATTTATGCTTCAAACTTTAGTGTAGGCGTAAATTTATTCTTTGAGCTGAATAAAAAATTAGCCAAAATGATGAACGGTATGGATGATTATGCCGTTGAAATTGAAGAAATTCATCATACACAAAAACAAGACGCCCCAAGCGGTACCGCTATAAGTTTGGCCCAACAAATAGTTTCTGAAAACGATAAAAAGAACAATTGGCAACTGGATCACGCTGCAGCCGATGAAATCCCGATTAAAGCAAAAAGAATTGAGGACGTGCCCGGCACTCATACCGTTTCTTATAAATCTAAAATAGATTCTATAGAAATTATGCATACCGCAAATTCGCGACAGGGATTTGCCCTGGGTGCAGTAATTGCTGCTGAATGGCTTAAAGATAAAAAAGGAGTATTCACCATGCAAGATGTACTTTCCAGCCAATTTTAA